From Streptomyces durmitorensis, a single genomic window includes:
- a CDS encoding histidine phosphatase family protein, with protein sequence MAPRILLARHGQTEWSLSGKHTGRTDVPLLEEGRNGAKLLGERLHRAPFDGLPDAEVRTSPLARARETCEIAGFGDRATTWDALMEWDYGSYEGMTPADIQGVRPGWFIWRDGVPRGETLEQITARADEVVAWARSADRDVLVFAHGHILRSIGARWLGLGIDFAARIRLNPTSVSTLGWAYGEPAIESWNDTGHLA encoded by the coding sequence ATGGCACCGCGCATCCTGCTGGCCCGACACGGACAGACGGAGTGGTCCCTGTCCGGCAAGCACACCGGCAGGACGGACGTCCCGCTCCTCGAAGAGGGCCGCAACGGCGCGAAGCTCCTGGGCGAGCGCCTGCACCGGGCCCCCTTCGACGGCCTCCCGGACGCCGAGGTGCGCACCAGCCCTCTCGCGCGTGCGCGGGAGACCTGCGAGATCGCCGGCTTCGGGGACCGTGCGACCACCTGGGACGCGCTCATGGAGTGGGACTACGGCTCCTACGAGGGGATGACCCCGGCCGACATCCAGGGCGTACGCCCTGGCTGGTTCATCTGGCGCGACGGCGTCCCCCGGGGCGAGACCCTGGAGCAGATCACGGCCCGCGCGGACGAGGTGGTGGCCTGGGCCCGCAGCGCGGACCGCGACGTCCTGGTCTTCGCGCACGGCCACATCCTGCGGTCCATCGGCGCACGCTGGCTCGGCCTCGGCATCGACTTCGCCGCCCGCATCCGCCTCAACCCGACCTCGGTCTCCACCCTCGGCTGGGCCTACGGAGAACCGGCCATCGAGTCGTGGAACGACACCGGGCACCTGGCATAG
- a CDS encoding LLM class flavin-dependent oxidoreductase, with the protein MTVDPSDDIRGERHGSAPVPLSVLDLVTVGAGRTATDALKKSVDIAKLAEGRGYHRYWVAEHHSMPGVASSSPAVILAHLAAHTDRIRLGSGGVMLPNHAPLVIAEQFGTLEAMAPGRVDLGLGRAPGTDGATAAALRRTDRLNEGADDFPQQLAELTRFLDDDFPDGHPYSRIHAVPGPVQATSPGGVQSPHRPPLWLLGSSGFSARLAGVLGLPFAFAHHFSAQNTIPALDLYRESFKPSAVLDAPYALIGVSALATEDEKEARRQVLAAALNMVRLRTGKPGLVPTPEEAEAYEFSDMEREFVNSWNSNVIYGTADQVRTGLDDLAKRTGADELMITANAHSGEVRLRSYELIADAYGLPRA; encoded by the coding sequence GTGACAGTGGACCCGAGCGACGACATCCGCGGCGAGCGGCACGGCAGCGCGCCGGTCCCGCTCTCCGTACTGGACCTGGTGACCGTGGGCGCGGGGCGCACCGCCACCGACGCCCTGAAGAAGAGCGTGGACATCGCCAAGCTGGCCGAAGGACGCGGATACCACCGCTACTGGGTGGCCGAGCACCACTCCATGCCGGGAGTGGCCTCCTCCTCACCCGCGGTCATCCTCGCCCACCTCGCCGCCCACACCGACCGCATCCGGCTCGGCTCCGGCGGCGTCATGCTGCCGAACCATGCTCCTCTCGTCATTGCGGAGCAGTTCGGGACCTTGGAAGCGATGGCCCCCGGCCGTGTCGATCTGGGACTCGGGCGCGCCCCGGGCACCGACGGCGCCACCGCCGCCGCCCTGCGCAGGACGGACCGCCTCAACGAAGGCGCCGACGACTTCCCCCAGCAGCTCGCCGAGCTGACGCGATTCCTGGACGACGACTTTCCCGACGGGCACCCGTACAGCCGTATCCACGCCGTCCCCGGCCCGGTCCAGGCCACCTCACCCGGCGGCGTCCAGTCCCCGCACCGCCCGCCCCTGTGGCTGCTCGGCTCCTCCGGGTTCAGCGCCCGCCTCGCCGGAGTCCTCGGTCTGCCCTTCGCCTTCGCGCACCACTTCTCCGCGCAGAACACGATCCCGGCGCTCGACCTCTACCGCGAGTCGTTCAAGCCCTCCGCCGTCCTCGACGCCCCGTACGCCCTCATCGGCGTGTCGGCCCTGGCGACCGAAGACGAGAAGGAAGCCCGGCGGCAGGTTCTTGCCGCCGCCCTGAACATGGTCCGGCTGCGCACCGGGAAGCCCGGGCTCGTCCCGACTCCCGAAGAGGCCGAGGCGTACGAATTCAGTGACATGGAGCGGGAGTTCGTCAACAGCTGGAACTCCAACGTCATTTACGGCACCGCCGACCAGGTCCGCACCGGCCTCGACGACCTCGCCAAGCGCACCGGCGCCGACGAGCTGATGATCACGGCCAACGCGCACAGCGGTGAAGTGCGCCTGAGGTCCTATGAGTTGATCGCCGACGCTTACGGATTGCCGCGCGCGTAG
- a CDS encoding M6 family metalloprotease domain-containing protein, protein MPRNPHPEVDVPRQLPPWGLTRGGERPRLRSAAAALTSLTALAATGLVAGPAIAQSSGVPCALQRTPAHHSEGLDTWNGAYPRPERTLDAVMVFLSFPDSPPRSAPEELAADYFPATSQFFDRASYGKFALRPHPQRKWVEMPDYSTSYAIQRDWNPARRSAYLRDAVAAADPHVDFSRYDVVYFVADPDAPGVDSDATKVVNFDRPMRADGADIKRIVTVFERHPPDRNVLAHETGHVFDLPDLYHRPTEGKGDWDTHVGDWDVMGSQFGLSPDLFGWHKWKLGWLDERQVVCVEGEARRLTLEPLAVRPARGGVGGTKLAVVRTGRGSAIAIEARSAAGNDHATCSEGVLAYRVRNEAPSGGGPVEVIDAHPDSEACWGESVYPALADAPVGAGESFTVPDDDVRIEVEGRTATGAWTVKVSVG, encoded by the coding sequence ATGCCCCGTAATCCGCACCCGGAGGTCGACGTGCCGCGTCAGCTACCCCCCTGGGGACTCACCCGTGGAGGGGAGAGACCCCGGTTGCGCAGCGCGGCCGCCGCCCTCACGTCCCTGACCGCACTCGCCGCCACGGGGCTCGTCGCGGGCCCCGCGATCGCCCAGAGCTCAGGGGTGCCCTGCGCGCTCCAGCGCACACCGGCGCATCACTCGGAGGGCCTGGACACCTGGAACGGCGCCTACCCGCGCCCGGAGCGGACCCTCGACGCGGTGATGGTCTTCCTCTCCTTCCCCGACTCCCCGCCCCGGAGCGCCCCCGAGGAGCTGGCGGCCGACTACTTCCCCGCCACCAGCCAGTTCTTCGACCGCGCCTCCTACGGCAAGTTCGCGCTGCGCCCGCACCCGCAGCGCAAGTGGGTCGAGATGCCGGACTACTCCACCTCGTACGCCATACAGCGCGACTGGAACCCGGCCCGGCGCAGCGCCTATCTGCGGGACGCGGTGGCCGCGGCCGATCCGCACGTCGACTTCTCGCGGTACGACGTCGTCTACTTCGTCGCCGACCCCGACGCGCCCGGCGTCGACTCGGACGCGACGAAGGTCGTCAACTTCGACCGGCCGATGCGGGCCGACGGAGCGGACATCAAGCGCATCGTCACGGTCTTCGAGCGCCATCCGCCGGACCGCAACGTCCTCGCCCACGAGACCGGCCACGTCTTCGACCTGCCCGACCTCTACCACCGGCCGACGGAGGGCAAGGGCGACTGGGACACGCACGTCGGCGACTGGGACGTCATGGGCAGCCAGTTCGGGCTCTCTCCCGACCTCTTCGGCTGGCACAAGTGGAAGCTCGGCTGGCTGGACGAGCGGCAGGTGGTGTGTGTGGAGGGCGAGGCCCGGCGGCTGACCCTGGAGCCGCTGGCGGTGCGGCCCGCGCGCGGGGGCGTCGGCGGCACCAAGCTGGCGGTCGTCCGCACGGGCCGCGGCAGCGCCATCGCCATCGAGGCGCGCAGCGCGGCGGGCAACGACCACGCGACCTGCAGCGAGGGGGTGCTCGCCTATCGCGTACGCAACGAGGCGCCGTCCGGCGGCGGCCCGGTGGAGGTCATCGACGCCCACCCGGACTCGGAGGCGTGCTGGGGCGAATCGGTGTATCCGGCGCTCGCGGACGCGCCGGTGGGGGCGGGGGAGAGCTTCACGGTGCCGGACGACGATGTACGCATCGAGGTGGAGGGGCGTACGGCGACCGGGGCGTGGACGGTGAAGGTGTCGGTGGGGTGA
- a CDS encoding maleate cis-trans isomerase family protein, with protein MDVSFLGGPHPQRGVGVVAPFDFALDRELWRWVPDEVSLHLTRTPYVPVEVSLDLARLVSEHETLAEAVRALSAAEPEVLAYACTSGSFVGGIAGERAMCEAMRREGAVSAVTTSGALLEALDDLGARRIALVTPYTWSVTQSLEEYLAESGVSVTGRAYLGLTRHIWKVPYKDVADMARRAVLGGADALFISCTNLATYDVIPQLEAELRIPVISANQVTMWSALRRLGTHAVGPYQALINPSARPGAGPVAGPGELPGVVPLDPPQGLPEGPPPLP; from the coding sequence ATGGACGTCTCTTTCCTCGGCGGACCACACCCTCAACGCGGTGTAGGTGTCGTCGCCCCTTTCGACTTCGCCCTCGACCGAGAGCTCTGGCGCTGGGTGCCGGACGAGGTCTCCCTCCATCTGACACGCACTCCGTACGTGCCCGTCGAGGTAAGCCTTGACCTGGCACGACTCGTCAGCGAGCACGAAACGCTGGCCGAGGCGGTGCGCGCGCTGAGCGCCGCCGAGCCGGAAGTTCTGGCGTACGCCTGTACGTCGGGCAGCTTCGTCGGCGGCATCGCGGGCGAGCGCGCGATGTGCGAGGCCATGCGCCGCGAAGGCGCGGTCTCCGCCGTCACCACGTCGGGCGCGCTGCTCGAGGCGCTCGACGATCTGGGCGCGCGGCGCATCGCGCTCGTCACGCCCTACACCTGGTCGGTGACGCAATCACTCGAGGAGTATCTGGCCGAATCCGGTGTGTCCGTCACCGGTCGCGCCTATCTGGGCCTGACGCGGCACATCTGGAAGGTGCCGTACAAGGACGTGGCGGACATGGCGCGGCGGGCGGTGCTCGGCGGGGCCGACGCGCTCTTCATCAGCTGCACCAACCTCGCGACGTACGACGTCATTCCGCAGCTGGAGGCCGAGCTGCGGATTCCGGTGATCTCCGCGAACCAGGTGACGATGTGGTCCGCCCTGCGCCGTCTGGGTACCCATGCCGTAGGGCCCTACCAGGCGCTGATCAATCCGAGTGCCAGGCCGGGCGCGGGTCCGGTCGCCGGGCCGGGCGAGCTGCCCGGTGTGGTACCGCTCGATCCGCCCCAGGGCCTGCCCGAAGGACCACCACCGCTGCCTTGA
- a CDS encoding bifunctional DNA primase/polymerase, whose amino-acid sequence MSSTRLHPHPALADVQDISDVTTEGAAWLASAETYPRSALAHWRSRPSAPAVLPCGSVFDVVSVPAVFGRRMLDRLWDEGPGSGPVAAHRGRMLLFTAPGTAQRLPSLLEWEEWGSAVPSVLCHGTGDAVTVPPITPEHRDTPQPSRLEGHLESRWLVAPDARHPWLPGPEVALWACVRAARAAAGSAVRISIFPGGDQSAKVYDVSRRR is encoded by the coding sequence ATGAGCAGCACGCGTCTCCACCCGCATCCCGCCCTCGCCGACGTCCAGGACATCTCCGACGTCACCACCGAGGGAGCCGCCTGGCTCGCCTCTGCGGAAACGTATCCGCGCAGCGCCCTCGCCCACTGGCGCAGTCGGCCCAGCGCCCCGGCCGTACTCCCCTGCGGCTCCGTGTTCGACGTGGTGAGCGTCCCTGCTGTCTTCGGCCGGCGGATGCTCGACCGGTTATGGGACGAGGGCCCCGGCTCGGGCCCCGTCGCGGCGCACCGCGGCCGCATGCTGCTCTTCACCGCCCCCGGAACCGCCCAGCGGCTTCCCTCGCTCCTCGAATGGGAGGAGTGGGGCAGTGCCGTGCCGAGCGTGCTCTGCCACGGCACGGGGGACGCCGTGACCGTGCCGCCGATCACCCCGGAACACCGGGACACCCCGCAGCCCAGCCGCCTCGAAGGGCACCTCGAATCGCGCTGGCTGGTCGCCCCCGACGCCCGGCATCCGTGGCTTCCGGGACCCGAGGTGGCGCTCTGGGCCTGCGTCCGCGCGGCCCGTGCGGCGGCGGGCTCCGCGGTCCGTATATCGATTTTTCCTGGCGGCGATCAGAGTGCTAAGGTCTACGACGTCAGCAGGCGCCGCTAG
- a CDS encoding putative bifunctional diguanylate cyclase/phosphodiesterase, translating into MNGTSEGQAPTAVTAPDLARAPTTERRNPGQLPDHRAAFAAAPLALGVVDGEGLVVDANDALAELLGAAPDELTGRLASDLVDLASDARTWHAYREVLRGRQAKLRCTRRLKHPDGHSLWVQITVSPMPGAHDRTVLLAATDISARRELQARLRHLQMHDPVTRLPNRSLFFERLAAALEAGAYDDTGTGRIGLCYLDLDGFKAVNDTLGHRVGDRLLTAVAERLTRCADEAGHGRAAAPLVARLGGDEFALLVEDSTGTDQLADLADAALKALQEPFDLSGQRLAVSASIGVVERRAAGTTTTCLMQAADTTLYWAKSDGKARWTLFDPERNAHRMTRQSLSSSLRPAVERGEFVLDYQPLVRLEDGGVRGVEALVRWQHPHFGLLTPNRFIGLAEEDGSIVQLGRWVLRTACRQARQWQLENPGRPPVFVSVNVAVRQVWDSDLVADVADILAETELAPELLQLELTESAVMGSAGRPLQALQSLSDMGVRIAIDDFGTGYSNLAYLSRLPVSVLKLDGSFVRGFQYDAEAGEAHINPADEVIVEALVQLAHRLGLTVTAECVETTSQAARLRRIGCDTGQGWLYSRPVTPDRISALLAAG; encoded by the coding sequence GTGAACGGAACGTCTGAAGGCCAAGCGCCCACAGCGGTCACAGCACCCGACCTCGCCAGGGCGCCCACTACGGAGCGTCGCAATCCGGGGCAGCTGCCCGATCACCGGGCCGCTTTCGCCGCCGCCCCCCTCGCCCTCGGCGTCGTGGACGGCGAAGGCCTCGTCGTCGACGCCAACGACGCGCTCGCCGAGCTGCTCGGCGCGGCGCCCGACGAGCTGACGGGGCGCCTCGCCTCCGATCTGGTGGACCTGGCGTCGGACGCCCGCACCTGGCACGCGTACCGCGAGGTGCTGCGCGGGCGCCAGGCGAAGCTGCGCTGCACCCGGCGCCTGAAACACCCCGACGGGCACTCCCTGTGGGTGCAGATCACCGTCTCGCCGATGCCCGGCGCCCACGACCGCACGGTGCTGCTCGCCGCCACCGACATCAGCGCGCGCCGCGAGCTCCAGGCCCGGCTCCGGCACCTGCAGATGCACGACCCGGTGACGCGGCTCCCCAACCGCAGCCTGTTCTTCGAACGCCTTGCCGCCGCGCTCGAAGCGGGTGCGTACGACGACACGGGCACCGGCCGGATCGGCCTCTGCTACCTGGACCTCGACGGATTCAAGGCGGTCAACGACACCCTGGGCCACCGGGTCGGCGACCGGCTGCTGACCGCCGTGGCGGAGCGGCTCACGCGGTGCGCCGACGAGGCCGGTCACGGCAGGGCGGCCGCGCCGCTGGTCGCGCGGCTCGGCGGCGACGAGTTCGCACTGCTCGTGGAGGACTCGACGGGCACGGACCAGCTGGCCGACCTCGCCGACGCGGCGCTCAAGGCGCTGCAGGAGCCCTTCGACCTCTCCGGCCAGCGGCTCGCCGTCTCGGCGTCGATCGGCGTCGTGGAACGACGCGCGGCCGGGACCACCACGACCTGCCTCATGCAGGCCGCCGACACGACGCTCTACTGGGCGAAGTCGGACGGCAAGGCCCGCTGGACGCTCTTCGACCCCGAGCGCAACGCCCACCGCATGACCCGTCAGTCGCTGTCGAGTTCTCTGCGTCCGGCCGTCGAACGCGGTGAATTCGTCCTGGACTACCAGCCGTTGGTGCGCCTTGAGGACGGCGGCGTGCGCGGGGTCGAGGCGCTGGTGCGGTGGCAGCATCCGCACTTCGGCCTGCTGACGCCGAATCGGTTCATCGGACTGGCGGAGGAGGACGGTTCGATCGTGCAGCTCGGCCGCTGGGTGCTGCGGACGGCGTGCCGCCAGGCCCGGCAGTGGCAGCTGGAGAACCCCGGGCGGCCGCCGGTCTTCGTGAGCGTCAACGTCGCGGTGCGCCAGGTCTGGGACTCGGACCTGGTGGCCGACGTCGCGGACATCCTCGCCGAGACCGAACTCGCCCCCGAACTGCTCCAGTTGGAGCTCACGGAGTCGGCGGTGATGGGCTCGGCGGGCCGCCCGCTCCAAGCGCTCCAGTCGCTCAGCGACATGGGGGTGCGGATCGCCATCGACGACTTCGGCACGGGCTACTCGAACCTGGCGTACCTGAGCAGGCTGCCGGTCTCCGTCCTGAAGCTGGACGGATCCTTCGTCCGCGGCTTCCAGTACGACGCGGAGGCGGGCGAGGCGCACATCAACCCCGCCGACGAGGTCATCGTCGAGGCCCTGGTGCAACTCGCCCACCGGCTCGGCCTGACCGTCACCGCGGAGTGCGTGGAGACCACGTCCCAGGCCGCGCGGCTGCGGCGGATCGGGTGCGACACCGGGCAGGGGTGGCTGTACTCCCGCCCGGTGACGCCGGATCGCATCTCCGCGCTGCTCGCGGCCGGTTGA
- a CDS encoding AAA domain-containing protein: MSPTAPFDRASFDPGAAADRATDAILHDTLHGAHRGVVVDSPPGAGKSTLVVRAARELAAAGRPLMVIAQTNAQVDDLVLRLAEKDPELPVGRLHSSDPDAYDKALDDLPFVRTSTKAADLAGLDVVVSTAAKWAHVEASKLDAPWQHAIVDEAYQMRSDALLAVAGLFERALFVGDPGQLDPFSIVGAEQWAGLAYDPSASAVTTLLAHNPELPQHRLPVSWRLPASAAPLVSAAFYPYTPFRSGTDHGDRKLNFGVPSDGSGPDRVIDEAAESGWGLLELPARNTPRTDPEAVRAVAQVVRRLLDRGGAATSERGPDPTPLTADRIAVGTAHRDQAAAVRAILADMGVRDVTVDTANRLQGREFDVTVVLHPLSGRPDATAFHLETGRLCVLASRHRHACIVICRAGVSELLDDHPSTEPVQLGVTVKFPDGWEANHAVLARLAEHRVAWRP, encoded by the coding sequence GTGAGTCCGACCGCCCCCTTCGACCGCGCCTCCTTCGACCCCGGCGCGGCGGCAGACCGCGCCACGGACGCGATCCTGCACGACACGCTGCACGGCGCGCACCGCGGCGTCGTCGTCGACTCGCCGCCCGGCGCGGGCAAGTCGACCCTGGTCGTCCGCGCGGCCCGCGAACTGGCCGCCGCGGGGCGCCCGTTGATGGTGATCGCGCAGACGAACGCGCAGGTCGACGACCTGGTCCTGCGCCTCGCCGAGAAGGACCCCGAGCTGCCGGTGGGGCGTCTGCACAGCAGCGACCCGGACGCGTACGACAAGGCCCTGGACGACCTGCCCTTCGTCCGTACGTCCACGAAGGCGGCCGACCTCGCCGGGCTCGACGTCGTCGTGTCGACCGCGGCGAAGTGGGCGCACGTCGAGGCCTCCAAGCTCGACGCGCCCTGGCAGCACGCCATCGTGGACGAGGCGTATCAAATGCGCTCGGACGCGCTGCTCGCGGTGGCCGGGCTCTTCGAGCGGGCCCTGTTCGTGGGCGACCCCGGCCAGCTCGACCCGTTCTCGATCGTGGGCGCCGAGCAGTGGGCCGGTCTCGCGTACGACCCTTCGGCGAGCGCGGTGACGACGCTGCTCGCGCACAACCCCGAACTGCCGCAGCACCGCCTGCCGGTGTCCTGGCGGCTCCCGGCGTCGGCGGCACCGCTGGTCTCGGCCGCGTTCTATCCGTACACGCCCTTCCGCAGCGGCACGGACCACGGCGACCGGAAGCTCAACTTCGGTGTTCCTTCGGACGGTTCGGGTCCCGACCGGGTGATCGACGAGGCGGCGGAGTCGGGCTGGGGCCTGCTGGAACTGCCCGCGCGGAACACGCCACGGACCGACCCCGAGGCCGTACGCGCGGTGGCGCAGGTCGTCCGGCGGCTCCTGGACCGCGGCGGCGCGGCCACCTCGGAGCGCGGTCCTGATCCCACGCCCCTGACGGCCGATCGCATCGCCGTCGGCACCGCCCACCGCGACCAGGCGGCGGCGGTGCGGGCGATCCTCGCGGACATGGGCGTCAGGGACGTCACGGTGGACACCGCGAACCGTCTCCAGGGCCGCGAGTTCGACGTGACGGTGGTCCTGCACCCGCTCTCCGGCCGCCCGGACGCCACCGCGTTCCACCTGGAGACGGGGCGCCTGTGCGTGCTGGCGTCCCGCCACCGCCACGCCTGCATCGTGATCTGCCGCGCGGGCGTCAGCGAGCTGCTCGACGACCATCCGTCGACGGAACCGGTCCAACTGGGCGTCACGGTGAAGTTCCCGGATGGCTGGGAAGCGAACCACGCGGTGCTTGCCCGCCTCGCGGAGCACCGCGTGGCATGGCGGCCCTAG
- a CDS encoding phosphatase PAP2 family protein, whose product MQQTEAPGTGGINGLRLRWWTELPLIVLVYAAYSAGRLLARGDVAAAVDHGIGILRVEQFLSINAEHPLNRLFTDHSWIGVPADFWYASLHYVVTPLILVWLFRSRAVHYRAARAWLMISTLIGLVGFTLLPTCPPRLLSEGYGFVDTMAQYSDYGWWGGEASAPRGLGGMTNQYAAMPSLHVGWALWCGVMLWRHGRSPLTRVAAVGYPLITTIVVMGTANHYFLDAVAGAAVMGLGLLLVRPVLRLADRVKARVGLPLAAARPSTGVVAGAHAPVAGAHATSVAGAPSASSAPESSIVSGGCQTSAGERIPRPRERPAEPGAEPSARPAEAGDSTPTAAR is encoded by the coding sequence ATGCAGCAGACCGAAGCTCCGGGCACCGGGGGCATCAACGGGCTTCGGCTTCGCTGGTGGACGGAGCTGCCGCTGATCGTGCTGGTGTACGCCGCGTATTCGGCGGGGCGGCTGCTGGCGCGCGGCGACGTGGCCGCTGCCGTCGACCACGGGATCGGCATACTCCGCGTCGAGCAGTTCCTGAGCATCAACGCCGAGCACCCGCTGAACCGTCTCTTCACCGACCACTCCTGGATAGGTGTCCCCGCGGACTTCTGGTACGCGTCGCTGCACTATGTGGTGACACCCTTGATTCTCGTCTGGCTCTTCCGCAGCCGCGCGGTCCACTACCGCGCCGCACGCGCGTGGCTGATGATCTCCACCCTGATCGGTCTGGTCGGCTTCACGCTCCTGCCGACCTGCCCGCCCCGCCTGCTGAGCGAGGGGTACGGCTTCGTCGACACCATGGCGCAGTACAGCGACTACGGCTGGTGGGGCGGCGAGGCGAGCGCGCCGCGCGGGCTCGGCGGCATGACCAACCAGTACGCGGCGATGCCGAGCCTGCACGTGGGGTGGGCGCTGTGGTGCGGAGTGATGCTGTGGCGTCACGGCCGTTCGCCGCTGACCAGGGTCGCGGCGGTGGGCTATCCGCTGATCACCACGATCGTCGTGATGGGCACCGCGAACCACTACTTCCTCGACGCCGTCGCGGGCGCCGCGGTGATGGGCCTCGGGCTGCTTCTCGTACGGCCGGTGCTGCGGCTCGCCGACCGGGTGAAGGCGAGGGTGGGACTGCCGCTCGCCGCCGCGCGGCCGTCGACCGGGGTGGTGGCCGGGGCGCACGCGCCGGTCGCCGGGGCGCACGCGACGTCCGTGGCGGGCGCGCCGTCGGCCTCGTCCGCCCCAGAGTCCTCAATTGTCAGTGGCGGGTGCCAGACTTCGGCGGGTGAGCGAATTCCCCGGCCGCGCGAGCGGCCTGCCGAGCCAGGCGCCGAGCCGAGTGCCCGACCCGCCGAAGCGGGGGACAGCACTCCGACAGCGGCTCGCTGA
- a CDS encoding maleate cis-trans isomerase family protein — translation MTALGFLYPGHSAEDDYPRMEQMLGSDVRLQVVHTDIGEDAHRVDALLEMGSADRLAAGVEELRLAGAEAVVWACTSASFVFGWEGAHDQVRTLARTAGLPASSTSFAFAHAVREVGAGRVAVAATYPEDVAALFASFLKASGTEVVSTQGSGIITAAEVGTWGWEEVRAMAHAGDHPDAEAILLPDTALHTAAYVQDLERDLGKPILTANQVTVWEGLRLAARRVNAPSLGALFTKEPVVQVR, via the coding sequence GTGACCGCACTTGGTTTCCTCTATCCGGGTCACTCGGCTGAGGACGACTACCCCCGCATGGAGCAGATGCTGGGGAGTGACGTCCGGCTGCAGGTCGTCCACACCGACATCGGCGAGGACGCGCACCGGGTCGACGCGCTCCTGGAGATGGGATCGGCGGATCGGCTCGCCGCCGGGGTCGAGGAGTTGCGCCTGGCCGGGGCGGAGGCGGTGGTGTGGGCCTGCACCAGCGCGAGCTTCGTCTTCGGCTGGGAGGGCGCGCACGACCAGGTCCGCACCCTGGCCCGGACGGCGGGCCTGCCGGCGTCCAGTACGTCCTTCGCGTTCGCTCACGCGGTACGTGAGGTGGGCGCGGGGCGGGTCGCTGTCGCGGCGACGTACCCGGAGGACGTCGCCGCCCTCTTCGCCTCGTTCCTCAAGGCGTCCGGCACGGAGGTCGTGTCGACGCAGGGGAGCGGCATCATCACGGCGGCGGAGGTGGGTACGTGGGGCTGGGAGGAGGTCAGGGCCATGGCCCACGCGGGCGACCACCCCGACGCGGAGGCGATCCTGCTCCCCGACACGGCCCTGCACACGGCGGCGTACGTCCAGGACCTGGAGCGCGACCTGGGCAAGCCGATCCTGACAGCGAACCAGGTAACGGTCTGGGAGGGCCTGCGCCTGGCAGCCCGCCGAGTGAACGCCCCCTCACTGGGCGCACTGTTCACGAAGGAGCCGGTGGTACAGGTCCGGTAG